TTTGAGAAACTCCTTTTTGATAACAAAAAATTGATCTTTGTAGTTGAATATGTCCACAAGCAACTAGAGAGCATTGAGTCAATGGCAGGTATATACTAATGAATGCTCACTTtgtgttgtgacccaactgtaaggttggtcacatgCTAATgacaggcgcttaaggctgtatctAATACAAGGTATCTTTGACTAACTaataactaggctatactactagcacTATAAGGCGCTTCTACTGTAACTATTTGGACggtggggccttaggcctgggaggtgtgatgagtaagggttaagggggtaagtgtgtactactactggggggcagctacttagctgccTGGGGgccttctctaatgtgtaagagacaaggtaaaattgacttggtgtatccaagcaatttccctgctgtatataagggcactatttacatggtctgtgctcatgagaaaagaagtacacagatgaaataagaagtgtgctgcaggctgcgcagaagcatggatttctcctaagcgcccttggcatggcatcttggcgcggcatcttggcataataagcgccaagatcacatgattaaaaaacataagatcttgagtccataaaaaatagtaaaaatattggaaaaaataggcaattccagtggtatgtttttaggaggttataacacttTGCAGTCTTTCAGTGCCCCCATCTGCATTAAATGAAGCAATAGTAATGAGGGGGTGTTGAACCATAGCATATGCATCTTTGTGATGGCTGACAGTCTGTACTTGAGCAGGCAAGCCATATTGTCTGACAAATTCCATCCCTAAGACACCAATCATCAGTGTTGGTTGTGCATTGTATGGTTGGTACTACCTTTTGGTTCATCAACACAACCTCTGCATCCCAAATGCCATAGTCCATTTGCTTGATTATAACATCTTTGCATTTCATGAACTGCTTACAGCATTAGCACATGTACAGATACATAAAAAAGCACTTACCTTGCCCTTTTCACAATACTGTCCATGTGACCATCCCAAAGAACCAACTCAGGCTCCAACCTGGAAAGCCATTGACATACCTAGGATGGTTTGAAGAACCAATGCTTGCCTGTGTTTCTTGGATAGGCAGATTGCAACTTGATATATGAGCAACAGTTCTAGATGGCCAATCCACAAACAGGTGGGAGGTTCACAACTGAGTTCAAACTGAACACAAACTAAGAAgaggtgttgtagacacaattaaTACcatggaatttattccaattttctcaaatttaaacaaagttaaacggacaacattttcaatcacgtgaccttggcgcttatatcatacgctaagcgccaagccatgtccccctttgcgcttactcatcacatgtagccacctccacctatgacatcatcatgacacgtcagtgacacgtatgcatgagtaaggctgactgcagagtagggttcttatttgatacaatatTGCATATGGacatatttgtaattaggtagctctgtaatatataaggaggacaaccaaccatggtaacacccaggtcaattacctcttgttgcatctctatcttgtacaagggccttatagcccagcaaCCACTTAGTTACGTTGTCCCcacagccttaagcggtctctcagttgtacttacatagcttgccatcacccttatggccttggtccctgtagtatagctggttgttgttgtaggtagcttgcacaccaccttaagcagtttatATGTAGATACAtctggccacaagcgcctgcctccttgacgtccctacagacgtctaggacaagaGGTTAGCCAAGACAAGCAAATATGGTTTGGCATGCACAGCACAAGGATACATCATGGAATTGTGCATACAGCCCTGATGTGAGTGCCTTGGTTCCAACCTGGGTACCTTTGCTATCAATCATGTTTTGCCCTACTAGTGATACTAGGTTGGAACACCATTGTTTGAAAGTATCAACTTTGATGCAACCACCAGAGTGTCCTTGACTACAGGTAATCTTTAAAGTACTTTAGCTTAAATCAAAAATTGTATGAAAATGTACCAAAGCAATCAGAAATTTTTTGCAGTGTTTCACAAAAGTAGTTTCATCCCAAAATCTTTCTTGTGGGAGATGTTGTTGTTGATGAAATACATATGTCCAATACAATTTGTTGATTTGTTCTTGACACACCTGTATTGTTGGGGACCTTGCATGGATGTTCTCCTGCATGAGCTTTTTGGTGGCTTCTTCCCATTGCCCCCAAAGATCCTCAGTTTGGCTCTCAAATGTGTTGCACATGCATTCAATGAATGTGAGTGCTTTCCTGTTACCCAATAATCCCATGAGTTCAGCATCAAAAGGTACAGGATTTGGGGCAGTTTGGTTGGTATTGCCAGAGGATGAATCACATGGCAGGTTGGTCAGTATAGGATCATCAATGATATTGCCATTGGGGTCAACCATAGTTGTAGGTGGTTTTTTGATCATTTGAAGAAAACCATTGTCAAACAAGTGCAGATTTCTAGCAGCATTAATACCAAGCATAGTGTTGTCCATGGCAGTCAAGACAAGGCAACAAACATGCTAGCTCACTTGAGAACAGAGCTGTGGCTACCAAAAATGTATGTGCCACAAAACATGCACAATTAATTCACTAACAACATACAGTCACATGTATTTTATCCAAATCTATGTGCTAGGTCCAGCACCACCATTGAGCATTTTCCTTCTAATTGCTGCCAATTGTTCCATCCCTGCCATGCTCTTGTTTACAACTTGAGTGTTGTCCAAATCTGTTGTTGTAACTGCACTGCAAGGTGGgctacttgctagtgggcaggtgttatggatatgacatttcttccataatctgtacttatcttattaattacacaagtaatactaaAGTGAATAAAataagataaagatgcaaactaaggttttcaaggtccctctatccaattgcaacctttgcagAACCTATAAgtctcaggaataccctcaacatgcaatatct
The window above is part of the Rhizoctonia solani chromosome 7, complete sequence genome. Proteins encoded here:
- a CDS encoding chromosome partition, producing MDNTMLGINAARNLHLFDNGFLQMIKKPPTTMVDPNGNIIDDPILTNLPCDSSSGNTNQTAPNPVPFDAELMGLLGNRKALTFIECMCNTFESQTEDLWGQWEEATKKLMQENIHARSPTIQYCEKGKFMKCKDVIIKQMDYGIWDAEVVLMNQKGWNLSDNMACLLKYRLSAITKMHMLWFNTPSLLLLHLMQMGALKDCKVL